A region of Streptomyces sp. NBC_01750 DNA encodes the following proteins:
- a CDS encoding acyltransferase family protein, with amino-acid sequence MSHSSTAAGTPDLAAAGPPPRPGRDRYLDLLRSVALVRVVVYHIFGWAWLTILFPSMGVMFALAGSLMARSLSRPALGVIRGRIRRLLPPLWAFSAFLVPLMFLGGWKPDKKDGLWWWADLLNYLFPVGAPPFPWSLGDKSGLLETTWAVQAGEPLWYLRTYLWFVIASPLLLWAFRKAPWATLLAPVALCAVVGTDLVKIPGETGYAIVDFATFGACWILGFAHHEGLLQQIPRHLALSSSALVMAFGLWWASGHQTVDGWDLNDIPLAQATWSLGFVVILLQYSPSWQQLPGGLARFDKYVTLSNNRAVTIYLWHNTLIMATIPLLDLLWDIPFVDAHLGGALEAVYTPLMFVVVWPLIGLIIVAVGWIEDLAAKRRPRLWPTGARKAKDGSHRR; translated from the coding sequence ATGAGCCACAGCTCCACGGCCGCCGGGACGCCGGACCTGGCGGCCGCCGGGCCGCCTCCCCGCCCGGGCCGCGACCGCTATCTCGACCTGCTGCGCTCCGTCGCGCTGGTCCGCGTCGTCGTCTACCACATCTTCGGCTGGGCCTGGCTGACGATTCTCTTCCCGTCCATGGGCGTGATGTTCGCGCTCGCGGGCTCACTGATGGCGCGCTCGCTGTCACGGCCCGCGCTCGGGGTGATCCGCGGCCGTATCCGCAGGCTGCTGCCGCCGCTGTGGGCGTTCTCGGCGTTCCTTGTGCCGCTGATGTTCCTGGGTGGCTGGAAGCCCGACAAGAAGGACGGCCTGTGGTGGTGGGCCGACCTGCTCAACTACCTCTTCCCGGTCGGCGCCCCGCCGTTCCCCTGGTCCCTCGGCGACAAGTCCGGCCTGCTGGAGACCACCTGGGCGGTGCAGGCCGGCGAACCGCTCTGGTATCTGCGCACCTACCTGTGGTTCGTGATCGCGTCGCCGCTGCTGCTGTGGGCCTTCCGCAAGGCGCCGTGGGCGACGCTGCTCGCCCCGGTCGCTCTGTGCGCCGTCGTGGGCACCGACCTGGTGAAGATCCCCGGGGAGACGGGCTACGCCATCGTCGACTTCGCGACCTTCGGTGCCTGCTGGATCCTCGGTTTCGCCCACCACGAGGGCCTGCTGCAGCAGATCCCGCGCCATCTCGCGCTGTCCAGTTCCGCACTGGTGATGGCCTTCGGCCTGTGGTGGGCCTCGGGCCACCAGACCGTGGACGGCTGGGACCTGAACGACATCCCGCTGGCCCAGGCCACCTGGTCGCTCGGCTTCGTGGTGATCCTGCTGCAGTACTCCCCGTCCTGGCAGCAGCTTCCCGGCGGGCTCGCCCGGTTCGACAAGTACGTCACACTGTCCAACAACCGCGCGGTGACGATCTACCTCTGGCACAACACCCTGATCATGGCGACGATCCCACTGCTCGACCTGTTGTGGGACATCCCGTTCGTCGACGCGCACCTGGGCGGGGCACTGGAAGCGGTTTACACACCCCTGATGTTTGTGGTGGTCTGGCCGCTCATCGGGCTGATAATCGTGGCAGTGGGCTGGATCGAGGATCTGGCGGCGAAACGGAGGCCGCGACTGTGGCCGACGGGCGCTCGTAAGGCGAAGGACGGCTCACACCGGCGCTGA